The Deltaproteobacteria bacterium genome window below encodes:
- the groES gene encoding co-chaperone GroES encodes MKIRPLQDRVIVKRVEEEGKTKGGIIIPDSAKEKPMEGKVIAVGKGKVLEDGKIHPLDVKVGDRVLFGKYSGTEVKIDEEEHLIMREDDILGVIEK; translated from the coding sequence ATGAAAATTAGACCACTTCAAGATCGAGTCATCGTCAAACGCGTGGAAGAGGAAGGGAAAACAAAAGGAGGAATCATCATTCCCGATTCCGCAAAAGAAAAACCCATGGAAGGCAAAGTGATTGCTGTAGGTAAGGGTAAAGTTCTCGAGGACGGAAAGATCCACCCCCTTGATGTCAAGGTCGGTGACCGGGTGCTCTTCGGCAAATATTCCGGTACCGAGGTCAAAATTGATGAGGAAGAACATCTGATCATGCGCGAAGATGACATTTTGGGCGTGATCGAAAAATAA
- the groL gene encoding chaperonin GroEL (60 kDa chaperone family; promotes refolding of misfolded polypeptides especially under stressful conditions; forms two stacked rings of heptamers to form a barrel-shaped 14mer; ends can be capped by GroES; misfolded proteins enter the barrel where they are refolded when GroES binds), with protein MAAKEIRYDQRARESMLKGVNTLADAVKVTLGPKGRNVILDKSFGSPTVTKDGVTVAKEIELEDKFENMGAQMVKEVASKTSDVAGDGTTTATILAQAIYREGSKLVAAGHNPMELKRGIEKGVETVVEELKKLSKPTKEQKEISQVGKISANNDETIGNIIAEAMAKVGKEGVITVEEAKSMETTLDIVEGMQFDRGYISPYFVTNPEKMEAVLEDALILINEKKISNMKDLLPVLEQIAKMGKPLLIIAEEVEGEALATLVVNKLRGTLKCAAVKAPGFGDRRKAMLEDIATLTGGQMLSEEMGVKLESISLKDLGKAKRITIDKDNTTIIEGAGESKAIAGRVKQIRAQIEETTSDYDKEKLQERLAKLVGGVAVINVGAATETEMKEKKARVEDALNATRAAVEEGIVAGGGVAYLRTLPAIEKIKLSDEQQFGLNILKKALEEPIRWIAQNAGHDGSIVIEKVKNEKGNMGFDAQEEEYTDMVKAGIIDPTKVVRTALQNAASVAALLLTTEAMVAERPREKEKFPSMPPGGGGMEGMY; from the coding sequence ATGGCAGCCAAAGAAATACGTTATGATCAAAGAGCACGGGAATCCATGCTTAAGGGCGTTAATACCCTGGCCGATGCGGTAAAGGTCACCTTGGGGCCCAAAGGACGCAATGTCATTCTGGATAAGAGCTTCGGTTCTCCTACCGTAACCAAGGATGGCGTCACCGTGGCTAAAGAAATCGAATTGGAAGATAAATTTGAGAATATGGGGGCCCAGATGGTCAAAGAAGTAGCTTCCAAGACCTCTGACGTAGCCGGGGACGGAACCACCACGGCCACGATCTTGGCCCAGGCCATTTACCGTGAAGGATCTAAACTGGTAGCAGCGGGCCACAACCCCATGGAGCTGAAAAGAGGAATTGAGAAAGGTGTGGAGACCGTCGTCGAAGAACTCAAGAAACTTTCCAAACCCACCAAAGAACAAAAAGAAATCTCTCAAGTCGGAAAAATTTCAGCCAATAACGACGAGACCATCGGCAATATTATTGCCGAGGCCATGGCCAAAGTTGGCAAAGAAGGCGTGATCACCGTGGAAGAAGCCAAATCCATGGAAACCACCTTGGACATCGTTGAAGGCATGCAGTTTGACCGAGGGTACATCTCTCCTTATTTTGTGACCAACCCGGAAAAGATGGAAGCCGTACTCGAGGATGCCCTGATCCTTATCAACGAGAAAAAGATCAGTAACATGAAAGACCTCCTGCCGGTGTTGGAGCAGATTGCCAAAATGGGTAAGCCCCTCTTGATTATCGCCGAAGAAGTAGAAGGTGAGGCCCTGGCCACCCTGGTGGTGAACAAACTGCGGGGTACTTTGAAATGCGCAGCTGTGAAGGCCCCTGGGTTTGGGGACAGGCGTAAAGCCATGCTGGAAGACATCGCCACTTTAACCGGCGGGCAGATGCTCTCCGAAGAGATGGGAGTGAAGTTGGAGTCCATCTCCCTCAAAGACCTGGGCAAGGCCAAACGGATCACCATTGACAAGGATAACACGACGATCATCGAAGGAGCCGGAGAATCCAAGGCTATTGCGGGCCGGGTGAAGCAGATTCGGGCCCAGATCGAAGAGACCACTTCCGATTACGACAAGGAGAAATTACAGGAGCGGCTGGCCAAGCTGGTTGGCGGAGTAGCCGTGATCAACGTCGGCGCAGCCACAGAAACTGAGATGAAGGAAAAGAAAGCTCGGGTAGAAGATGCGTTGAATGCCACCCGCGCAGCCGTGGAAGAAGGGATTGTCGCCGGTGGTGGAGTGGCCTACCTGCGCACCTTGCCGGCCATAGAAAAGATAAAACTTTCCGATGAGCAACAGTTTGGCCTGAACATCCTGAAGAAGGCCTTGGAAGAGCCCATCCGCTGGATCGCCCAGAATGCCGGGCACGATGGCTCCATCGTCATCGAGAAAGTAAAAAATGAAAAGGGTAATATGGGCTTCGATGCCCAGGAAGAGGAATATACGGACATGGTCAAGGCCGGAATCATCGACCCCACCAAAGTGGTACGCACAGCCTTGCAGAATGCTGCTTCCGTAGCCGCTTTGCTACTGACCACCGAGGCCATGGTGGCGGAAAGACCCAGAGAAAAAGAAAAATTTCCATCCATGCCTCCAGGAGGCGGCGGAATGGAAGGGATGTATTAA
- a CDS encoding cyclic nucleotide-binding domain-containing protein, whose protein sequence is MKKEEQLFWKFGKDFPKGTVLFREGELGRDMFIIQKGKVQVRKKVGTTEKVLAELSDGEFFGEMALLMGMDRSATVEVIEDSKILVVSPDTFESLLKGNIEIALKMLKKMASRLRALDERLETAILEAQKERQ, encoded by the coding sequence ATGAAAAAAGAAGAACAGCTTTTCTGGAAGTTCGGCAAAGATTTTCCTAAAGGAACCGTTCTCTTCCGCGAGGGAGAACTGGGGCGGGACATGTTCATCATCCAAAAAGGGAAGGTGCAGGTTCGGAAAAAAGTGGGGACCACCGAGAAAGTTTTGGCTGAACTTTCCGATGGAGAATTTTTCGGAGAGATGGCCCTGCTGATGGGAATGGATCGTTCGGCTACGGTGGAAGTAATTGAGGACAGTAAAATTCTGGTAGTCAGCCCTGATACTTTCGAAAGCCTTCTTAAGGGGAACATTGAAATCGCCCTGAAGATGTTAAAAAAAATGGCCTCCCGGCTTCGGGCCCTGGATGAACGTTTAGAGACCGCCATCCTGGAAGCCCAAAAAGAACGCCAATAA
- a CDS encoding cyclic nucleotide-binding domain-containing protein, which produces MKEEEQLFKKFGRLFPAGTILFEEGQACTGMFIIQKGQVRLYKKVGKEEVTIDVLKEGDFFGEMACLIGQPRSINAVVEGESQILVVQPEVLDSLFRGTSGIGLKVVANLAARLKKAYEIIEKMIAERQPVADKESDPP; this is translated from the coding sequence ATGAAGGAAGAGGAACAACTCTTCAAGAAATTTGGTCGGCTTTTCCCCGCAGGAACCATCCTTTTCGAAGAAGGGCAGGCTTGCACCGGAATGTTTATCATCCAGAAGGGCCAGGTGCGACTCTATAAAAAGGTGGGCAAGGAGGAAGTGACCATTGACGTCCTAAAAGAGGGAGATTTCTTCGGGGAAATGGCCTGCCTGATTGGACAGCCGCGCTCCATCAACGCCGTGGTGGAAGGGGAAAGCCAGATCCTCGTAGTCCAGCCAGAAGTTTTGGATAGTTTGTTTCGAGGAACTTCGGGCATTGGTTTGAAGGTCGTGGCTAATTTGGCAGCCCGGTTGAAAAAAGCCTATGAAATCATCGAGAAAATGATAGCCGAACGCCAGCCAGTTGCGGACAAGGAGTCAGATCCTCCATGA